In the Gossypium arboreum isolate Shixiya-1 chromosome 10, ASM2569848v2, whole genome shotgun sequence genome, one interval contains:
- the LOC128282186 gene encoding NAC domain-containing protein 41-like, producing MSTVRPQLEIPVGFRFLPTKEEILRDYLQPFIKGDPIPSGVMKELDIYGANREPWNIFDQDSAESLGYHEADEEEQIKNRKNRGRWMLAPTIYQRSEELGRRRSHRL from the coding sequence ATGTCAACTGTTAGACCGCAGCTTGAGATTCCTGTGGGGTTTCGATTTCTTCccaccaaagaagaaatccttCGTGATTACCTTCAACCATTCATCAAGGGCGATCCTATACCTTCTGGTGTGATGAAGGAGTTGGATATATATGGGGCAAATCGCGAGCCTTGGAATATTTTCGACCAAGATTCGGCAGAGTCTCTGGGTTATCACGAAGCTGATGAAGAAGAGCAAATCAAGAATCGAAAGAACCGCGGGAGATGGATGTTGGCTCCAACAATATATCAAAGAAGTGAAGAACTCGGACGGCGGCGAAGTCATAGGTTATGA
- the LOC108462290 gene encoding NAC domain-containing protein 83-like → MSTVRPQLEIPVGFRFLPTKEEILCDYLQPFIKGDPIPSGVMMELDIYGSNREPWNIFDQDSAESLWVITKLKKKSKSRIERTAGDGCWLQQYIKEVKNSDGGEVIGYDKYFKYSRKKSQKSNGQWIMHEFSLKDQEALGLSDFVICEIKNKDAAVVSPDYEECEGEINKNKKRKLMEVPLTSTNDFAFVPMGNQAFEYMAPEAGGLSPLPPFTACLNQQPNPWTSAGVGGNLGVPYYNSHHLEEAREDVNANLYLTLQELDNFLNSD, encoded by the exons ATGTCAACTGTTAGACCGCAGCTTGAGATTCCTGTAGGGTTTCGATTTCTTCccaccaaagaagaaatccttTGTGATTACCTTCAACCATTCATCAAGGGCGATCCCATACCTTCCGGTGTGATGATGGAGTTGGATATTTATGGCTCAAATCGCGAGCCTTGGAATATTTTCGACCAAGATTCGGCAGAGTCTCTCTGGGTTATCACGAAGTTGAAGAAGAAGAGCAAGTCAAGAATCGAAAGAACCGCGGGAGATGGATGTTGGCTCCAACAATATATCAAAGAAGTGAAGAACTCGGACGGCGGCGAAGTCATAGGTTATGATAAATACTTCAAGTACAGCCGCAAGAAAAGCCAGAAATCAAATGGTCAATGGATCATGCATGAGTTCTCCTTGAAAGATCAAGAAGCTCTTGGTTTGAGTGATTTCGTTATCTGTGAGATTAAGAATAAGGATGCTGCTGTTGTGAGCCCGGATTACGAAGAATGTGAAGGAGAAATCAACAAGAACAAGAAACGTAAGTTGATGGAGGTGCCGTTGACTTCGACAAATGATTTTGCTTTCGTGCCCATGGGGAATCAGGCATTTGAGTATATGGCTCCAGAAGCAGGAGGCTTGTCACCGTTACCACCCTTCACTGCATGCTTAAACCAACAACCAAACCCGTGGACATCGGCAGGTGTTGGTGGCAATCTTGGAGTGCCTTATTATAATTCTCACCATCTG GAAGAAGCTCGTGAGGATGTCAACGCCAATCTTTACCTTACATTGCAAGAACTGGACAACTTCTTGAACTCCGATTAG
- the LOC108461636 gene encoding geranylgeranyl transferase type-1 subunit beta → MATREWNPLDFDIGEEEDEEGTASQSSISPPLPYFDRDRHVAFLEMMYNLMPHHYQSQEINRLTLAFFTISGLHLLRALDRVDKDRVADWVLSFQAHPRSRAQLKNGQFYGFHGSRTSQFPPDGNGVSARNAGHLASTYCALAILKTVGFNLLTIDKESILISLRNLQQPDGSFMPVDVGAETDLRFVYCAAAICFMLEDWSGMDREKAKEYILKCQSYDGGFGLMPGLESHGGGTYCAVASLRLMGYIEDDLLSKTVTSSVINVPLLLDWCMQRQAIDGGFQGRANKPSDTCYAFWIGAVLRILGGYKFIDKIALHRFLLTCQSEFGGFSKYPGDLPDIYHAYYGYTAFSLLEEPGLNPLCAELGMTDLTAIGII, encoded by the exons ATGGCGACGAGAGAGTGGAACCCATTGGATTTCGACATCGGAGAAGAAGAAGACGAAGAAGGAACGGCGTCGCAGTCATCGATATCGCCGCCGCTCCCGTACTTCGACAGAGATCGCCACGTGGCATTCTTGGAGATGATGTACAATTTGATGCCCCATCACTATCAATCACAGGAGATCAATCGCCTCACTCTTGCGTTTTTCACTATCTCTGGCCTTCACCTCCTCCGAGCCTTAGATCGC GTTGATAAGGACAGAGTTGCCGATTGGGTTTTATCATTTCAAGCTCATCCGAGAAGTCGAGCCCAATTGAAAAATG GTCAATTTTATGGATTTCATGGTTCTAGAACTTCACAGTTCCCTCCAGATGGAAACGGG GTTTCAGCTCGTAATGCTGGTCACTTGGCAAGCACGTATTGCGCCCTAGCCATACTAAAGACAGTTGGCTTTAATCTCTTGACCATAGACAAAGAATCAATATTGATATCATTGAGGAATCTTCAACAGCCTGATGGAAG TTTTATGCCAGTGGATGTTGGTGCCGAGACAGATCTTCGATTTGTATATTGTGCTG CTGCTATCTGTTTTATGCTGGAGGATTGGAGTGGCATGGATAGGGAGAAAGCCAAGGAATACATTTTAAAATGCCAG TCTTATGACGGTGGTTTTGGCTTGATGCCTGGTTTAGAATCACATG GAGGTGGTACATATTGTGCTGTGGCATCTCTTCGGTTAATGGGGTACATTGAAGATGATCTTCTGTCAAAAACTGTAACATCTTCCGTCATAAATGTGCCATTATTGCTGGATTGGTGTATGCAG AGGCAGGCCATTGATGGTGGATTTCAAGGCAGAGCCAATAAACCTAGTGATACATGCTATGCATTTTG GATTGGGGCAGTCTTGAGGATCTTAGGGGGCTACAAATTCATTGACAAGATTGCTCTGCACAGATTTTTGCTGACTTGTCAGTCTGAG TTCGGAGGTTTCAGCAAGTATCCCGGGGACCTACCTGATATATATCATGCCTACTACGGATATACTGCGTTCAGCCTTTTGGAAGAGCCTGGCTTGAATCCACTCTGtgctgaacttgggatgactGATCTTACTGCCATAGGTATAATTTag
- the LOC108462288 gene encoding RING-H2 finger protein ATL52-like — protein sequence MGDDDAFNLQNTRLSIILVGFGSAALVITIYHCIATGWCHQFRNNRGQTSQQPQHDHHHRLHHHQQQQSVYGHEMLDIVSFENSTSELIPAHKYQKGTGLVDDDGMCSVCLSQFEEGEELRTLPECLHSYHAPCIDMWLCSHSSCPMCRTDATPLPQISHLQSDSGFVRLDIDRYVA from the coding sequence ATGGGAGACGACGATGCTTTCAATCTCCAAAACACCAGATTATCCATCATTCTAGTCGGTTTTGGATCGGCGGCCTTAGTCATAACAATCTACCATTGCATCGCCACGGGATGGTGCCACCAATTCCGTAATAATCGAGGCCAAACATCGCAACAACCACAACACGATCATCATCATCGTCTTCACCATCATCAACAACAACAAAGTGTGTACGGACATGAAATGTTGGATATTGTGAGCTTTGAGAATTCAACGTCCGAACTCATCCCTGCCCATAAGTACCAAAAGGGAACAGGTTTGGTCGACGACGATGGGATGTGCTCAGTGTGTTTGTCACAATTTGAAGAAGGCGAAGAGCTGAGGACGTTACCGGAATGTTTGCATTCTTACCATGCACCGTGTATAGATATGTGGCTTTGTTCGCATTCAAGTTGTCCTATGTGCCGTACCGATGCCACGCCGTTGCCGCAAATATCTCACCTTCAGTCGGATTCGGGTTTTGTGCGTTTGGATATAGACAGGTATGTTGCTTAA
- the LOC108463099 gene encoding uncharacterized protein LOC108463099, with product MKSLSSVGLGLSIVFCCLFLALIIELYYLLWWKKRLTSTRDIENDYNNPASELFYMFCWKKTALNPQEIRFQDQQQDQDLFFKPFDDGVDDDDDEHDEDGDDDVIGPRRLLFTIIEETKEDLESEEGKSKKGRSLSDVLLNVETPYLTPLASPPFLTPPLTPLEASCYSHHGFNNPLFESTSFADLNTLMKPPSSSPPPKFKFLQEAEEKLRRKMTFMGQVHNNGGDDGHLSPTLKHLKDEEDGSFITIIVDKNKENRV from the coding sequence ATGAAATCTTTGAGCAGTGTAGGGCTTGGTTTAAGCATAGTATTTTGTTGCCTTTTTTTAGCTTTGATTATTGAGTTATATTACTTGTTATGGTGGAAGAAGAGATTAACAAGCACAAGGGATATTGAAAATGATTACAACAATCCAGCAAGTGAGCTCTTTTATATGTTTTGTTGGAAGAAGACAGCTTTGAATCCTCAAGAAATTAGATTCCAAGATCAACAACAAGACCAAGATTTGTTCTTCAAGCCCTTTGATGATGgtgttgatgatgatgatgatgaacatGATGAGGATGGTGATGATGATGTGATAGGTCCAAGAAGGTTATTATTCACAATCATTGAAGAAACAAAAGAAGATTTAGAATCAGAAGAAGGTAAATCCAAGAAAGGGAGGAGTTTAAGTGATGTGTTGTTGAATGTTGAAACACCATATTTAACCCCACTTGCTTCACCACCATTTTTAACACCTCCACTTACACCATTAGAAGCTTCATGTTATAGTCACCATGGATTCAACAACCCTTTGTTTGAATCAACTTCATTTGcagatttaaatactttaatgaAGCCACCATCATCATCACCTCCCCCAAAGTTCAAGTTCTTACAAGAAGCTGAAGAGAAACTTCGTAGGAAGATGACATTCATGGGACAAGTTCATAACAATGGGGGTGATGATGGTCATCTTTCTCCTACATTGAAGCATCTTAAAGATGAAGAAGATGGGTCATTTATCACTATCATTGTTGATAAGAACAAAGAAAACAGGGTTTGA